The genomic segment GTCTGCCTTATATTATCTCCAATTTCGTTTATCAATTTACATGTTcgtgccaaagcacatacaAGGAAAAACAGAAGGGAGGATTTGTGTCCGCATCTCTGAACATATTCCACAAAAGTTCAGACTAAATGGACAGAAGTTTTTCAATAGCGAAGTTGTTCGACAGTGGATATGATGTCAAAGTTACGAAATCttccaaaataatcaataaacgaCGGAATTCAGAATTGTTACGCTTTGTCGAAGCAGTTGCAATAAAACGATTTACACTGAACTTGAGCGCCCAAAAAAGAAACAGTTATCGAtcatggtaggcaaagatggatagtggctagcaatgggatccacgacgcgcgttttgtcctatttgggacgtcagctggatgtacctgcacctcagagttaatgttcactccagaactcgaacacagtacctttcgcttcaaacgccatcgcgtcctgatagctacttgcttgtgcaatgagatgAAGtcgaaattcacttggtattgtttgtttgaattttcccattgatggttttaggactgcaactatcacaagcaagtggctatcaagactcagtggtcgagtggataacgcgatggcgtttgaagcgaaaggtgctgggttcgagccccgaaatgaacatcaactctgagatgcaggtatatccagctgacgagtcccaaataggacgaaacgcgcgtcaaaacttgattccactgctagccactatccatcttttttttttttcttcagctggaatacggctatatcgaggcaatatgcatagtatgcacatatgccaattagagactgaccagtggcagtcctaaaaacatcaatgggaagattcaaacaaacaatactaagttatcGATCATGTTTTATCCTGTTGACCTTATTTTTTGAGAAATCGCTACGCAGACTTCTTTTCTATAGAATATAATCGAAATTTGTCTTAATTCTTACTTGTGAACTTTACTTAACTACTCATTTCCCATATATTTGACCAAGAAATAAGCGACAGTTTCAACGACAATTCTTCCGTAGTATTTCAGAAACTCCGGAACCTGAAGAATCAATATGTCAATGGACCACTTGTCAATTTAAGATGTCATGGAGTTTTTTTTCATCAGAATCAACATGTTCATTAAGTGTTAGTAAGAATGGTAGATGGATTAATTGTTTATGAGTACTTAAGAAAGACTCCGAACTTTATTATGAACTTTTCAGTCAACTTTACCGTCACCTCAGTAAAGCTtggaaaattaacaaaataaacattGTCTACCTTCTGAGTAATACCAACCACAGGATTTGCAAAAAGATTGAGAGGTCTATGTTGTATTTGGTCCGTTCATCATACCATCAAGTGAATAGGAAGACCTAGACAATAAACCATCAGGACCTCACCACTTCTTCATATGGCGCTAGAAAGACACTGATATCATGGACAATGGTGTTGACATAAATATGGGTGACATTGCCTCCACATATAAGAAAATCTGTTTGGCAAGTCGTTAGACATGTGGTTATGCATTTCATCTTTTTTCAAGAAAGTATAAACACATACAAATAACTGATTGTAAGAAATGCTGGCCACTCTAGTCATCTACTGCTAGTTTACCTGGAATTCCGTCAACTGATTGATTATATTCGAAAGTTAAACAAGTACTCTGAGATTTTGTAACTAAGGAGGATGTAGCCAACCACACTTCCTATTAGTAGTTATTTAAATTAAGCCTTACAGTTTATATCTTAACACTCAGCCAAAGAGCGAATTAATGATGGatgtttttgttatatcccaatgagtagataAATTATAGTTCCGACGTTTCATAACAACGCCATTGCTTCGTGTGTAATATTTGAACCTGCTTTAATTTCGGTTACTTACTTATTCTGTAGAAGTGGTTTACATTAAGTCAAGAAACGCCAAAAACAATTTTCTTACCTAATGGGAcgcaacaaaaatatatttattatcaaatcTACCTTACTATTGTCATCAGTCTTCCTATATGCTGACGATGCCAAGGTATGGAGAACGATAAAAACGGTGagagcttagaactccaaaacaacctggagaaattatctgaatggtcccgaACCTGGCGGTTAGCGTGCCGCtcaaggttttagaactttatgatTGATACGTAGGGCTTCAAGTCATATCGTCGCTGATGCGTTCTTGACTTTCGATagtgttcgtgcgtcctaaacttcagtactgcatacaagcggctAGCCCCTGTCTAAAAAATAGACAGTGAGCTCtcggaaagggttcagagagcACCAACTAAGCTGGTTCTCGGAATAGCGAAGCTTCCGTATGggactagactgaccaagctaaacctagtCATATCGAAGAgccagaggcgacttgattagttttcaaattgcctaatgataaatttgcacctgatatgccctcattatTCTTCTCtcacaaaacagaaaatttacgaggacactccaaagtTCACAAGCTCAgtacgaattacttgtcagctgactatcgactttcccatcgaatcatcaacgagtggaatttaTAACCTCAGCACATTgatgaggctccatccgtcgactctttcaaaagaaagttggatcaactgagagaccatcactgccaggactaacacagaccATCAAGCCTCCTGACCTTTCGAAAATGAAAATATCAAGCTTAAACTTGGTAATAATATCTATAAAACAGCGGAGTGTTTCCCAAGCGGTTTTGTTTATGGGCGAAACATCAGTTCGGTATAACCTCAGTTACAAGCTGCCTATTCGTGAGTAACCAGACGCTCAGGACTATTACTAGAAATCAACTGAGACTTTTATGTTCATGGTAAACAAGGTACGTAACTATCTTTCTATACAGCGACTCGTATATTCGAATGCCGCGTTTTTCACCCTAAAGATAATCTAATCAACAACCCTATATTGTCCTCCCATTATTACCGTGAAAACTTGTTTGTTGTGAAGTCGTTATAGAGCTATGACCAGAGTTACTGAAAATTCTTATCGTAGTAAATAATTTGTCCGAGGACAAAATTGACTGTTATTCTACGCAACAGCAATGAGATTCGGTTAGTCTGTCAAGATGTAATAAAGTTCCACATAATTGTTGtagtatgaaaaaaaaatttcactTGATTCTACATTGATAATGTATCATTTGATTGTACAACAGATTGTTGACATCCTATTGAAGCCTTATTATAGTGATGGACGTAGACAGATGTATTAACTACAATCATATCTTTATAAATACCTGACCATTTGAACCACATCATTAGCAATCGATCTCTATAATTGCGGACAAACACAATGAGATCTTCATTCATTTTGAGCTTCGCTAGTTTTAAATAAAGGAATTGTGAACGAACAAAACAAACCTCGAACAGTTACTGCTATGAATATTATTAGAACCCCGCAATTGCAGTTGAAGACTGAAATAAGTTAACGGAATTAATTTATACAAGAAATGTCTAATGCTGTGGCGGCAAAATAAGCGGTCTGTAAAACAAAAGGTATACCAAAGACTTAAAATTATATAAACGAGAAATGTTATAAGACACACCATAAAAATGAAGATGATTTGTCATCAGTTTGTAGGTAAATACCAGGGAATCAATGCAGCTCATTTGGTATAAGAATGATAAGTGAAACAATGAGAATGACAGTATCATATTTAAGTATAATAATTATATCGTAAACGAAGTCGAGTACACGATTATTAGCCAAGGCACAATTATCTAGGCAATAAAAAAGCAACATTTCATAAAAGCCAGAGGGAAAACAGAACGGGATTGATAAACATCATACTGTTTTCTTTGCAGTGTTTACACATTCTCATACTCCTTTATTTGGCGACCCAAACAGCAGGCTATGACAATGCTTAACAACTGGAAAAAGCATACACCAAATGCAACACAGGCAACAATCACCAGGTTGCGTTTTAAGAATGCTCCAAAGACAGATACACAGCCCTAAAAATGAAAAGACGATAACCGTTAGAAAATATGTATTCAAGACTTAGTACAATTAATCAGTATTGCCTTGATAAAAGTATAAGACTCGTAGCACCATCTGACAAAGTAAAGACATAGACCTCGGACTGCAAACGTAGTCTCGCCGAATGATTATTCGGAGTTTGCAGCTGAAATCAATCATACGTACGAGTACTACAACAGTAGTAACACTTTGAGCCTGAGGCAAGCTCAGCCTATAATTTTGTCGAAAACACGAACTTTTAATAGGGCATATCCTAAtgcatcagttcatgaagtcattcACTGATTCATGTCAACAGTTGTAGACAACTTGATTGGGGTCCAAGTGATTTTTATAACCGGCAATTAAGgactgaatgacatggctcaaaattgtgTGCGATGACATGGTTGCATCTCTCCTTTATTGACATCTAAACTTTGaactaatgaattatttacaactTTTTCTTCTTATTTCAGTTATTTTCGTTTTCCTCAATCAAATATTAGACGCCTGATATTTATTACTACTAATGCTGTTACTAAATTTGCTACTCAGAGAGTTCGCTTTACAATCTCattctctgtgctaatatgatGAGGTGAAATCGAAATATGTACATACGTACTAGGTTCTACGTTGCGAATGACTAATCAACTGCTCAATGCTACTGACTTTAAGAGTAGCACAGCTTCTGATGTCATGTGATTCTCAAGGCTTGCTTTCGTATGTATTACACGGCGAAAAACTGACATGGACTAACCAACTTACTAGGCAAAAATTAACATATGCACTAAGGAACGTTAGGAATGAATATTGGTACCAAAAACAACATTATTTCGTAAGTTACAAGTGTTTTCACATTCAGGAACTTGTTCGAAACAAATGTATCTAGACTTGCATCAGATTTGATGGAGAAAATCTTTAGATAATATATGTCTACGTACGTGTCAATTAACTGTTATTAACGATGACTACGTACTACTCAGTATTCTCTCAACATGCATTTCAAACAAATTGGACTTACTTCGGTATAGGTCAAATTCTCTTCTTTGCACGAGGCTGGCACGTTACCAAGATAATCATTAGGGCCTTTGGCTCCACAGCAATGGAACTAGATAAGTTAACAGGTACTCTTATGACTTACTGATGATTGAATCAAATTCATGAATTCAGTTATCTCTTTTGTCGGTTTATCCAGAGCACCAGTCATTAATGCATCAATTTCTGAATCGATCCTATCTTTGTAAACAACTGCAACTATGGCAGCGGCCAACTCAGCAATCAGAAGTACGACGAGGAAGAACGCATACTACAAGCTCAAACTTGCCTGGAATAACCTACCATATACAGCATGCAGACGTTTTCCTTTATGGCTCCACAACAACCCAGAAAGCTCACTATCAGGATTATTACTCCGACAACAATAATAGCGATAGGTGCTGCCTGCCAGACTTTGTGTAAATTGTCTCCATATTGACTAAACTTGACTTCCACATAGGCACCAGCCCCAATTAATACCAGGGAACATAACTAGTTGAAGAAACAATTAAAATCAGCTATTCATACCAGACAGATGATGTTCAAAACGAATACGCAACTTTTTAGACAACGCATACCAGTACCCAACGTTGCCATACTTTCAAACGGGACACAATGCCAACAATTAAAACTCCCTCTCCTTTAACAGAATTCTCATCACTATAACACTTAAACAAATATGAGCAGCAAACACCACGCCATTATCACTTAAAAAAGCTTATACAAGAATCTCTGATGCATTTGTTTTCAGTATCGAATTGAAATTTACAATACATGCATTTGACAAGGTGTCAAGTAATAGACTGTTCTTGAAGCTGGGAAATCTAGGCATTGCCGGACCTCTATAAATGGCTTAAGGATTTCCTGGTAAGTCGTAGATAGAAGTAAGAATGAATTTCAAGCACTCCAATTGGAAACCAGTACTTAGTTGACTACCGACAGTTCCTGTCCTGGGTCCTTTCCTCTTTTTACAGACAGTGATACATGAACTTTAGACCACGGCCCACTGCCGTGAGGTTGCAACTAAGGGGTTTGAACCTCATGGGCTGTGGGACGGATAGCAAAAGGCCAGCAATCGCGAACGCGAGAATATTCAACTAATCaatcggatggcatggctcagcaTCGAGGACGTCATCATTCTTTATAACCTGCCTTTATTCatactaaatatattattcaatcTTCAGCCCatatgtgttcttcagaagtagtGAGTATCATATCGTTAATTATTACGATGCAAGAAGTCGGTGTAGACAGTGATGCGACTCCCacataagatcttatagattagataTTCACATCATGACATATCTGCAATTTTAGGATTAGATCTATTATTATAATAGTACTAATAGCGAAGTAGATCATAATTCTACATTGGTAAGCGCGACCAAAGAAACGCAGTCCTTTTATTAGCCATAATTCTCACTTGAAGTTTGTCGATCGATTGTTACATATGTTAACCCATTACTCCATAAAtatgtagcggtaaataattctctaaaatcaatagctctgtaagtgttcgacagtGGATGCTAAgcatattagttttaatggactcacttaGCTGACagtgctcggtcatgcatcaacaccagatcacgagtgggaatacagtgctcaacttctcctgagATCAGTCACCcctcaatatattgataatctatcaaatacaccataccaaaaaagtaatatacaggaattactcagaagaaaatttgcaaaatctaaaaaacatgtttcgtacgaccaactgggaattatttacagatgactcaatagaaaacacaactgatgttatcacctgttatcttaagttctgttttgatatttgctgtcctaccgaaacctactttttaagttttgatcgacttacatctccacaactaaaacgactacggagggtaaaagaaaggatgtacaGGGAGAAAAATACTACTGAAGTTCGTTagttaaatggtcaaataaaccaagagattaGACATCTCAACTCTATGTttactcaaaaactcctatcttgtaaaagctctcaaagtatgtggaaactctttaaagaaattacagggaaCAGGAAaactagaagcgataaccagctgaatgcttgtgacttaaataagtcctttatacgtcagtcatctgacatcatgctccctatatccaagggtccgaagaataattgtgtttccagtttcactgaaaatgatgtccgaaaatgtctccagtcacttaattcatcccaatgtttaggacctgatggtatcccaaacctcctttctaaaaatgtgctgatgttttatgttatccattaacgaatatttttaacagatccttctcaactaatgtcttaccgaagatgtggagaaagataaagacaatccctataccaaagaaagcttctggtgataaaaatgcgagacttagacccattgcaataacttcacctttccttaaaataatggaaaaattactgatacaaccacttcaacctgcaataaaagagcactgtgatccatatcagtttgcttacaaatgcaaaagaagcacattagatgccgttgctgttctgcatcacactatagtgttcgggttggaaaagggtaagaagtatgttagatgcgctttcctggactttacttctgcttttgattctattccaagaccattcttacttaacaagctgatcagcgtcgACACCGACAGCTGGATAACTaattggctatgttcctacctttctggaagagaacggtacactgtatttgaaggaaagttttcaacatctctactgcctaatgtaggtgtgccacaaggagttGTTCTTTCACCTttgctcttctctttttttctgcatgatctgccatcttccacagaaaacacttttgtaaaatatgcggacgacctcactgtatgtatgccgatttctagctccttacatcccatagaaatgaatgagtttttatatcgtattgaaaggtggtaTGTGgataatggtctcttactcaatccatctaaatgtcaagctgttaattttagcttgagacatggacagaacctacactctattttgggatcccataatgcttgtgccattggagactccttaataaacacagtgtcgaaggtcaaatatcttggtgtcattttttcctctgatctttcttgatcttctcatgttttactcttaacgaaaaaagtttaccgtttgacatactacataaacaggctgcatgcttttgggattactcgccatttactcttacaatttgtaaattcctgcatattacctattgttctatattgttctccagtattctttcctgggcttttgagaaaagactttgctgttttgcgtagagtgccgaaggcagtttgcaaggtatgtggtgaatcttttgaagtcattattaacatgcttgtggatagacatcttaagtcttgcaaactcttggcaggtgttatcttatcagatactaaccatccgcttcattcatatctttctccttgtatatcttctggtagaacgagacgtaaatacattaaaatccatacacgcaagcaagtctataaaagttctgtaataccttacctagcaaatttactttgtgacgaacaggctgttagagttgacctagtaaataacctgtcttcttaagcatgtttcaaatttgataatttgtataaactcagtttttcttaaatctttttcattccttttctgtttttttgtttgtttttttggttttttttgtttttttttggtaaaaaacttgttgaaataacttgtgctgagaattctgtattgtaccagattataatattgaataaagccattaataataataataatacatttttcACCCCCCTCGATTCTGTCTTTTGGTTTCACTGAGTgggcacgattcaattatagaaggtgttgctggtaaagtgttgtcaaactgcAATATCTGCGGCATCCTTAGTGGTGAATCCgatgtgatctggtacaccaacccACAagctgtgagtctgttcctttctGGAATTTCATAAATCACTGCTTTATTTTAacatttatatattgtgatattttttccTCCTTCATTTTCGTACTTGATATTTCACTATGACGGAAGAGACACACAAGGTATTTAAGTTGAAGACTATGTCCTCACCTTCGTTTCAACTAATGCCATTCTGGCCAAACAGCATTGAAGCTTgtttctgctacgcagaagccgacTTCTACGAGCACGACATTACTGATTCACGCACACAATTCATCGCGGTAGTTAAGGTACTATCGCGTgaattcaacaggtacgtcacacctagtatgtttactaatgatgtttcggaaccttacgaaactgtAAAACGGTCGATCCTGAAACGCAGAGATCTAACCGTTCGACAAAGGTTAGATCGACTCCTCaataatatcgacctgcaacatggttctgtgACAGACATGTTACTAACGATGATACAGGTTATCGGCCAAAGAaatttcgatgatggcctatccAGACAACATTTCTTATCAAAATTTTCTCAGCAGGTTCAAGCAGTACTTGTCTCGCTCCAAAAATGCGCCGCAGACGAGGTGACTGCATCTGCTGACCGCATCCTAGAGATCACGAAATCTTCTAACACCGATGTTCTTCAGTCAAACAACAACATAAAACGACCCAGAATGACATTATGGAACTATGTCGTACATTTACACGCTATCTTAGATTTCGTAATGACTGTAAACGGTCACATAACCCGCGAAGAAGCacttcacgtaggcgatctgtctcaaGACGACGAGAGACGgataaccccgactggtgcttgTATCATAACCAGAGTggaaagtcttccagaaattgcagaaaACCCTACAGCTTCCTAAGCCCCTAACCATCCAGCACGAAAAACGTTCTAGGAAACTTCCCAGTTGGCATGTGTTAATGGTAACCGcagccggcgaacatagccaTCTATTATACATCACCGATGCGATTACGAAAGTTCATTGCCCCGTTgatactggcgcagaagttagcgttcttccatcAAATTCCATCAGTTGGCTGCACAAAGCAGTTTTTAACGTACATGCGGCAAACGAGAAACCAGTCGCCACACATGCTAAGTGACATGTATTATTTGACGTGGGTTTAGGTAAACCCATTCACTGGACCTTCATTGTTGCAAATGTTTCTGTGACAATCATCTGGTATAGACCTACTACGACACCACAAGCTACTCATCGATGAGCGCGAACGCAGGctagtagacggaaacactaatttATCTGTCTGTGTAACTTCTTTTTCCGGTTGTAGATTGTCCCTAGTCACATTAAGGCACTCGATTGACCCGTGCTACCAACAAATACTCTATAAGTACCCTGAGATATACCGAATGCTAAGAACGAATTTGACCACATGATAGAGTTAGGAATCATTTGACCGTCAAAGAGCCTATGAGCATTTCGCCTTCACATGGTCTCTAAAAgaacagcaacgattggcgtccaacCGGTGACCGTCGGCGTTTGAATACAGAAACCATTCCTGATCATTACCcattgcctcacattcacgatttgacagctaccctGAAATGTACAACTGTCTTCTCGAAAATCGACCTAGTTAAAGCCTATGATCAGATCCATGTGGCCACTGACGATATTCCAAAAACCGCTATCATCACTTCCTTTGGACTCTACGAATTTTCGCGGATGCTTTTCGATCTGAGAAATGTTGCTCAGACATTCCAAAGATTCATAGATGACGAttttcgaggtctcaacttcgtacacgTGTGTGTTGATGAATACTTGACAGAATGTTCGGACAGAGACTCTCATCTCCAGCATCTAGACCCTGCTTTCCAACGACCAGATAAACACAGTATGAATGTGAAGATTCAGAAATTTTAAGTCGGATCCGACCCCCTAGATTTTCTCGGACATATTATTGATGCGCAAGGCATCCAACATCTGCAAAGCAAAGTGGCGGTCATTCCAGATTACGTAGAATCGACCACCATTAAGCAATTTCGCACAtttaacggccttgtaagtttctatagacggttcacaCCCAAATCAGAGCCcgttatgaaaccgttaaccggcCAACTTCatggaaatgcgaaatccacTAATCTGGACGACACCTCGCGAAAggattctccacagttaaggaacttaTCGCAAAGGCAACCATGCTGGCACATTAGGACAcccaagcgcccattagtaacGCAGTAAACGCATCCGATTCGGCTATCGGAAGAGTCTTACAACAGTGGGTTACTCACACCTGGCAACCTATGGCATTCTTTTTTTAAGACGGC from the Schistosoma mansoni, WGS project CABG00000000 data, chromosome 3 unplaced supercontig 0105, strain Puerto Rico, whole genome shotgun sequence genome contains:
- a CDS encoding Sm23, putative — translated: MATLGTGMRCLKSCVFVLNIICLLCSLVLIGAGAYVEVKFSQYGDNLHKVWQAAPIAIIVVGVIILIVSFLGCCGAIKENVCMLYMYAFFLVVLLIAELAAAIVAVVYKDRIDSEIDALMTGALDKPTKEITEFMNLIQSSFHCCGAKGPNDYLGNVPASCKEENLTYTEGCVSVFGAFLKRNLVIVACVAFGVCFFQLLSIVIACCLGRQIKEYENV